A region of Ferruginibacter albus DNA encodes the following proteins:
- a CDS encoding MBL fold metallo-hydrolase RNA specificity domain-containing protein — protein MKIAFHGAARTVTGSKHLLTLKNGRKILLDCGMYQGLGEETDILNRDWGFDPLEINYLILSHAHVDHCGLIPKLVKEGYRGKIFATPATADLAGILMEDSADIQESGLEFANKQRAKQGLPYLEPLYTLEDAKMARDLFVNVDYDTWYKIEDGIEFCYTDAGHIIGSAVVNLKITENGSTKRLTFSGDVGRYRDVILKSPKVFPQADYIIIESTYGNSLHDDANPTPDSLLQWIEKTCLQKKGKLIIPAFSVGRTQELLYALNQLEMENRLPNLDYFVDSPLSMKATAIVKNYPQYFNAKIQKVLQTDDDPFDFKRLRFIKSVDESKALNFHKEPCVIISASGMAEAGRVKHHISNNIENSRNTILLCGYCEPHSLGGRLKLHPKEVSIFGQEHEVNAEIGEIRSLSAHGDYNDLSQFLACQNPAEVKKLFLVHGEYPVQLEFKNRLVKKGFTDVEIPERHYEIGLT, from the coding sequence ATGAAAATAGCATTTCACGGCGCAGCACGTACCGTAACAGGAAGCAAACACCTATTAACTTTGAAGAATGGACGCAAAATTTTATTGGATTGCGGAATGTACCAGGGACTTGGAGAAGAAACTGATATTTTAAACAGGGATTGGGGTTTTGATCCTTTGGAAATTAATTATCTTATTTTATCGCATGCCCACGTGGATCATTGCGGATTAATTCCCAAGCTGGTTAAAGAAGGATATCGGGGAAAGATATTTGCAACACCTGCAACAGCAGATCTGGCGGGTATTTTGATGGAAGATTCTGCCGATATACAAGAGAGCGGGTTGGAATTTGCCAACAAACAAAGAGCCAAGCAAGGCTTGCCTTATTTAGAGCCATTATATACGCTTGAAGATGCTAAAATGGCAAGAGACCTTTTTGTGAATGTGGATTATGATACCTGGTATAAGATTGAAGACGGCATTGAATTTTGTTATACAGATGCCGGGCATATTATCGGCAGTGCTGTTGTTAATTTAAAGATCACAGAAAATGGTAGTACCAAACGATTGACCTTTAGCGGTGACGTAGGACGCTACAGAGATGTTATTTTAAAATCGCCGAAGGTTTTTCCGCAGGCAGATTATATAATTATTGAATCCACTTATGGTAATAGCCTGCATGATGATGCAAATCCTACGCCTGACAGCCTTTTGCAATGGATAGAAAAAACCTGCCTGCAGAAAAAAGGCAAACTGATCATTCCTGCATTTAGCGTTGGTAGAACACAGGAACTGTTATATGCACTAAATCAACTGGAAATGGAAAACCGGTTGCCCAACCTTGACTATTTTGTAGATAGTCCTTTAAGTATGAAAGCCACTGCGATCGTAAAAAATTATCCGCAATACTTTAATGCTAAAATTCAAAAAGTATTACAAACCGACGATGATCCTTTTGATTTTAAACGCTTACGTTTTATTAAAAGCGTGGATGAATCCAAGGCTTTGAATTTTCATAAAGAACCATGTGTTATTATTTCAGCAAGTGGAATGGCAGAGGCAGGAAGAGTAAAGCACCATATCAGTAATAATATAGAAAACAGCCGCAATACTATTTTGCTTTGTGGTTATTGTGAGCCTCATTCCTTAGGTGGAAGGTTAAAGCTGCATCCAAAGGAAGTAAGCATCTTTGGGCAGGAGCACGAAGTAAATGCGGAGATAGGAGAGATAAGAAGTTTAAGTGCTCATGGAGATTACAATGACCTTAGCCAATTTTTGGCATGTCAAAATCCTGCAGAGGTAAAAAAACTTTTCCTGGTGCATGGAGAATATCCTGTACAACTGGAGTTTAAAAACCGGCTGGTTAAAAAAGGATTTACAGATGTGGAAATTCCTGAAAGACACTATGAGATTGGGTTGACATAA
- a CDS encoding glycerophosphodiester phosphodiesterase family protein — protein sequence MKKIISLLLLVSSCKTLKTNSIVMLPIFDKEGHRGCRGLMPENTIPAMLKALDLGVTTLEMDTHITKDSLVVLSHDAYFNHEITTKPDGTYFTQEEEKNYILYNMPYAEIKKFDVGLKPHPRFLQQQKIAAYKPLLGELIDSVKRYCQLHDRALPFLNIETKCLPETDNIYHPKPDVFVRLLMNVIIAEKIEPYVIIQSFDPRTIQLIHQQYPKIKTALLVEDYDKRSLNEQLKQLGFNPTIYSPDYSLVNENLLQQCHQQNIKVIPWTVNDKNEIKRLKNLGVDGIITDYPNLF from the coding sequence ATGAAAAAAATAATTTCTTTATTACTATTAGTATCATCTTGCAAAACTTTAAAAACAAACAGCATTGTAATGTTACCTATTTTTGATAAAGAAGGTCATCGCGGTTGCAGAGGGTTAATGCCTGAAAACACCATCCCTGCAATGCTGAAAGCACTCGACCTGGGAGTTACCACGTTGGAAATGGATACGCATATAACTAAAGACAGCTTGGTTGTTCTTTCACATGACGCGTATTTTAACCATGAAATCACAACAAAACCCGATGGAACTTATTTTACACAAGAAGAAGAAAAGAACTATATACTTTATAATATGCCCTATGCAGAAATAAAAAAATTTGATGTGGGTTTAAAACCCCATCCCCGTTTTTTGCAACAACAAAAGATAGCTGCTTATAAACCTTTATTAGGTGAGTTGATTGATAGTGTAAAGCGCTATTGCCAATTGCATGATAGGGCGCTGCCTTTTTTAAATATTGAAACAAAATGCTTACCTGAGACAGATAATATTTACCATCCAAAACCTGATGTGTTTGTACGTTTACTAATGAATGTTATCATTGCTGAAAAAATCGAACCCTATGTGATCATTCAATCTTTCGATCCAAGAACCATACAACTTATTCATCAACAATATCCCAAAATAAAAACAGCATTGCTTGTTGAAGATTATGATAAAAGAAGTTTAAATGAACAATTGAAACAGTTAGGTTTTAATCCCACTATCTATAGCCCAGATTATTCCTTGGTAAATGAGAATTTACTACAACAATGTCATCAGCAAAATATCAAAGTAATTCCCTGGACTGTAAATGATAAGAACGAAATAAAACGCTTAAAAAATTTAGGCGTAGATGGTATTATAACTGATTACCCGAATTTATTTTAA